DNA sequence from the Trichormus variabilis 0441 genome:
TACTCGTGGGTGTGCAGATTTGGTTCTCATCGGTCGAGAATTACTCCGCAATCCATACTGGTCGATTTATGCCCGTTGTAGCTTGGATGAAGAACCTAATTGGCCTGTGCCTTACGGTTATGCAGTTAAACGACAGAGAAGGTGAAAAATTTGACGTTGCACAACAGTGGGATCAACTAGAGAAGGCAGGGGCATCAGTGAGAGGTTAAGGTAATTGCACATTTGTCAAGAGGGTGCAGGAAAAGGCGATAAATCAAGCTTGGAGACTGGCTTTGGCAGGGCTTTGACTACTCCTAAGTCTTGATTTTCTGGGGCAGCAAAGTACTTAATCGGGTCAAATATATTAGGACTATCCCTTTCAATGTGGATAAAAGTTCTCGACGATAAATTCCTCAATAGCCGCTTACCTCTCTCTTGAAAAGTTTCCTACGCCGGGAAACCCGTCTTCGAGGAACTTTTCGCTGTAGTCTCTGCACCTCTAAGGTTAAAAAAATACTTTCAAACCGCAGAGAACACAGAGAATGCTGAGAAGAAATAAGAGTTTTTCGAGTCACCTTGAAAGGGCTAATTGTTAATCTTGGTATTTGACAAAAAAGCGGAAGTAGCCCCCGCCCATTTTTCGATGCCGTTCCATCTATTCACTGAGTCTACAGCAGCAAGTCAAAAATGCTGAAGGCGCGCTCCCAGTGCATCGTCTGGGGGTTCTTGAGATCGGGATCGATGATCTTGAAGGTGCGGGCAAGTGCCACACTAAGTCCACCCACGATGTCTGGAAGCCGTGCCTCGGTCTCTTTACTGTAGTCCAGGTCGAGCAGTGGCCGCGTCGTCATGTAATCCAGTATGGGCTTTAGCTCAATCTCCTCGTTGATCTCCTTGAAGTTGTGAATTCTCTCCTCCAGTCCCTTTGTAATAGGTACATCAAAAGGTTCGATGATGTCGCGCCCGTTCGCCTTCGCCGTAGCCTGGCCACGAAGGAGAAGATCGTAGGTTTTATGATTGACGAAGTCGCTGTAACGCTTAAGGTCGTTCTTGTCCACGTCTAGACCTGCCACAGTGCGGAAGAAGCGCTCGAACTTAGAAATACTGATTACTGACATGATTTAAATCCTCTTTGAGAACATTAAACAACCTCAGTGTTTAACGGTTGAATTGAGCAGATGCTAATAACCTTGAACTTAGTACTGACGGCTCTCTTCAGTCCGCTCCAATGAGGTTTTATCAAGAAAGGCAGAGGGCAGGAGGCAGAAGGCAGAAGGAAATCTGATTCCTGCCCTCTGCTACGACCGTAGGGAGTAAGGGTTTAAGACCCCCACCAAATTTTCAATTTGGTGAGCCAGCGCTGCAAGAAGGTTTCCTTCTGTAGGCGACTGGCGCTCGCGTAGCGTATCCGTAGGATTCACCCGTAGGGTGGCTCTTGTTTAGGAGGGGTCTGAATCCCCTTCTAAACAAAACCTTCTGCCCTCTGCCCTCTGCCTCCTGCCTTCTTCAATTCAATACAGTTCGGTTAATAGTAGCCGCACCCTTTAGCCTGTAAGCTAAATCTCACAACCAATCACATTTGCAGTGCTTTGCAACTCAGCCGATATCTGCAACTATCAGTACATCCCACCATCGTACTCAATTAAGCTGAACCTCAACAGAAATTCTTGCACGCCCGGTTTTTGCCATACAACTGTTTTGCAACTTCCATGATTTCCTCAGAAAGTCCTTAGATTTTTTGGTTAAGGTAACAAGCACTGAGCAGTACCAATCAATATTTTTGACAAAAAAGGTAGGAGACATACTGCGGGGTACAGAAGAAAGATGACAAAAACTTTAGTTGTGGGTTTAAAGCCCACTCACTAATGTACCTACTGCCTCCTGCCTTCTCAACAGGAGAATAGCCTATGGCAGCCGTATCGCTGAGTATTTCGACAGTAAAACCATTGGGCGATCGCATCTTTATTAAGGTCGCGCAAGCGGAAGAAAAAACTGCTGGGGGAATTTTATTGCCCGACACCGCCAAAGAAAAGCCACAGATTGGAGAAGTGGTGCAAGTCGGCCCGGGGAAACGTAATGAGGATGGATCTCGTCAGCCAATGGAAGTGAAAATTGGCGAGCGAGTTCTCTATTCCAGATATGCCGGAACCGACATTAAACTCGGTAGCGAAGAATACGTGTTGTTATCTGAAAAAGATGTCCTGGCGATCGTGGAGTAAGCAGCTTTCAAAGGGACTGAGTATTGGGGAAAAGAGAGCAGGGGGAGCAGGGGGAGATAAAACTCCTAACTCTTGTACAGACGCGATTTATTGCGTCTCTATTCAGCACTACTGAAAACATCCTAATTAGTTATTCATAAGGACAACATTTCTATGGTAAAGACAATTCTGTACAAGGACACGGCCCGTTGGACATTGGAAAAAGGCTTTGACGCTCTGACCGAAGCCGTCGCTGTCACCCTCGGTCCCAAAGGGCGGAATATAGTTTTGGAGAAAAAATTTGGCGCTCCTCAAATCGTCAATGATGGAGTAACTATTGCCAAAGAAATTGAACTAGAAGATCCCGCTGAGAATACCGGGATTTCCTTGCTACGTCAAGCAGCCTCCAAGACAAACGATGTCGCGGGTGACGGAACCACCACTGCAATTGTGCTGGCTCACGCGATGCTTAAAGAAGGGCTACGCAACGTTACGGCTGGTGCCGATCCCCTGACGGTGAAACGGGGGATTGATAAAGCTACAGAATTCGTCATCGAAAAAATTCAAGAACACGCCCGTCCAATTAAAGATTCTAGGGACATTGAGCAGGTTGCAACCATTTCAGCGGGTAATGACCCCGAAGTGGGTCGGATTGTGGCTGAGGCGATGGAAAGAGTGGGCAAAGAAGGTGTAATCTCTCTAGAAGAAGGCAGATCCACAACGACCGAACTGGAAGTCACTGAAGGAATGCGCTTTGATAGAGGGTACGTTTCGCCTTACTTTGTGACTGATCCAGAGCGAATGGAGGCAGTGCTGGAAGAACCCCACATTTTAATCACCGATCGCAAGATTACAATGGTTCAAGATTTGGTGCCGATTCTGGAGCAAATTGCTCGCACGGGCAAACCCCTACTAATCATTGCGGATGACATTGAAAAAGAAGCCTTGGCAACTTTAGTTGTCAACCATTTGCGCGGTGTACTGCGAGTCGCGGCGGTGAAGGCTCCCGGCTTTGGCGCTCAACGTAAAGCCGTGCTGGAAGACATCGCGGCGCTCACAGGTGGTCAGGTGATTAGCGAAGATACGGGCTTGAAGCTAGAAAATGTCAGGTTAGAAATGCTTGGTAAAGCCCGGCGAGCGATCGTTACCAAAGACGACACAACCATCGTGGCAGAAGGCAACGAAGAAGCTGTCAAAGCTCGCATCGAACAAATTCGTCGCCAAATCCAAGAAGTTGAATCCTCCTACGATAAGGAAAAACTGCAACAACGGCTGGCGAAACTGGCAGGTGGTGTCGCGGTGATTAAGGTCGGTGCTGCCACCGAAACTGAACTCAAAGACCGCAAGCTACGTCTAGAAGATGCAATTAATGCCACCAAAGCCGCAGTTGAAGAAGGAATTGTGCCCGGTGGCGGTACAACAATAGCACACATTGCTCCCCAGCTTGAGGAATGGGCAAAGAGCCAAATGAAGGATGAAGAGTTGACGGGCACTATGATTGTGGCTCGCGCCCTTTATGCTCCACTACGTCGCATTGCTGATAATGCTGGTGCTAATGGTGCGGTGATTGTGGAGCGCGTCCGTGAACTGCCCTTTGATGAGGGATACGATGCCGTTGCTAATAAATTTGTGAATATGTTCGAGGCGGGCATTGTCGATCCAGCGAAGGTGACTCGTAGTGCTTTGCAGAATGCTGCATCTATTGGTGGTATGGTGCTGACCACTGAGGGTGTTGTGGTAGAAAAACCTGACAAGCAGGCGAAAGCGCCAGCTGGTGTCGGCCCTGGCCCTGGCGAAGGCTTCGATTATTGAGGAAACTGGGTATTGGGGAGCCAGTCGCGTGCAAAGAGAAGTGCGGTCTTTGGGAGACACTGCGTTGCGGTGAGGGGGTCGCAGTCTTGGCGGTGAGGCAGTCCGGTCTTGGGGTCTCCCCAAGTGGAGGAACTGCCGAACCCGTAAGGGTTTCCGCCGATTGCGATCCCCCGAACCCGTTCGCTGAAAGCGTTCCCGAAGCGTAGGGAGGTTCCCTCGTTGAGTGCAAGTGTCGTCTTTGCCCCTTCGGGTGACGCTCCTGCGTCGCTCTAAGCGTTCGCGTAGCGTCTCGTAGAGAAGCTATGCCGTAGGCTTTACGCTACGAAGATCGGAAGTTTCAACTCGACGGGAACCGGAGCCACTCCGGTCTTGGGGTCTCACGCCACTCCCCTCAAGTCGGGAAACCCCTTCGGGTTCGCCAGTTGCCTGCGGAGGGTAACCCTCCGGCAGCACTGGACTCACCGCCCACAGGGGTGGCTCCCCAAGTGGAGGATGTGGCATCCAAGACTTGAACTTCCTCACCAAGTGGAGCAACTTCGGAGTGTTTCCCCCGTTGAGCCAACTGGCGTAACTGAGAAAGGTTAAAGGGAAGTTATTTGTTTTTCCCCTTACAATTTTGCCTTGTCCCAATCCCCAATCATCATAATTTCCTCAGAAAGTCCTTAGATTTCTTCTCTATAGTGGCAACAGAGTTCAGCACTGGCATGATAGCAACGCTGTTTCAGCGACTGACAAAACCCAGTCTAATGCAGAATTCTAAACACTCAAGTATAGATCATCAGGAGACTTAAAATTATGGCACTCGTTCGTTGGGAACCTTTCCGAGAAGTTGAAAGTTTGCAGCGGCAGTTAAACCGCTTGTTTGATGAGATAGCACCGACAGGTCGTAGAGAAGAGGAAGGCATTGCCTTTATTCCCTCCGCAGAGATTCAAGAAACCCCCGATGCGGTTCATCTCAAGGTAGAAATTCCCGGTGTAGACCCCAAAGACCTAGATGTGCAGGTATCGCCAGAGGCAGTATCTATTTCCGGTGAGCGCAAGTCAGAAATCAAAACGGAAGAAAGAGGCATCACCCGCACCGAATTCCGCTATGGCAGGTTTCAGCGCGTGATTCCGTTGCCTACCCGTGTCCAGCACGATCAGGTGCAAGCAGAATACAAAGATGGCATTCTCAAGCTGAGGCTGCCCAAGGCTGAAGAAGATAGGAACAAGGTTGTGAAAGTAAACTTAGGTGACGGGCACAGGGGCAACGGGCAAGGGCAGTGACGCAATGTTTTCCAAAGCACTCCCTTAAGAGCAGGAGGTGACAACATGATCACAACAGCAACGGGCGAACTTAGCCTCCCAGTTAGCGATGCCTTCTCTTTCAGAGACGCTACCGCGAACGGCACACCTGAAGGTGAACGCGACCATATCCGAGGACCAAAAAACGCACCCGTCACCCTCGTGGAATACGGTGACTATGAGTGTCCCTATTGCGGTCGTGCCCATTTCATCGTCAAAGAACTCCAGCAGTTGACCGGGGATCTCATGCGCTTTGTCTACCGCCACTTCCCGTTAACTAGCGTGCATCCCCACGCCGAGCAGGCAGCAGAAGCAGCAGAGGCAGCTGCGGCGCAAGGTAAGTTCTGGGAGATGCACAACCATCTCTTTGAACATCAACAGGCACTCGATCGCAAACATCTAATAGAATATGCCGCTAACCTCGGTCTTGATGTGCCTCGGTTTAGTCACGAACTCGCCGAGCACGCCCACGCAGCCAAGATACGCGAAGACTTACTCAGCGGAATCCAGAGCGGGGTCAACGGCACGCCGACTTTTTTCATCAACGGTGTGCGCCACGATGGCTCTTACGACCTCCGCTCATTGTTAGCCGCGATTCAAAACGCAGCCGAATCCTGAGTGCTAAGGAGCCAGAGGGCAGAAGGTTCAAGGATAGATTCTTCCCTCTGCCAAAAGGTCACAAGCCCACGCCAGTTTGCTCAAGTCGGGAAATCCTTACTTTCAGAAGCCGTTGTTAAATCCCCCTAAATTTATTTATGGGGATTCCCGTTCTGCCCTCTGCCTTCTTAATACCATTTATTCAACTTGTCCTGAATCCAAACTCTCAATTTTTTATCTCAATCTTTGAAGGAGGTTGCTAACGATGGCAAAAATCGTTGGTATTGATTTAGGAACTACCAACTCCTGTATAGCTGTAATAGAGGGCGGACAACCCGTCGTCATTCCGAACACAGAAGGCGGTCGCACAACTCCGTCTGTGGTTGCCTACACCAAGAAGGGCGAAAAACTTGTCGGGCAAATTGCCAAGCGCCAGGGTGTAATGAACCCAGAAAACACTTTTTATTCTGTGAAGCGGTTCATCGGGCGCAGGTATGATGAAGTCACCCAAGAGGCAAAACAAGTTACTTACAAAGTGGTACGTGACAGTAATGGCAACGTCAAGCTACACTGTCCCGCTCTGAACAAGGAATTTTCACCCGAAGAAATCGCGGCTGAGGTAGTCCGCAAGCTGATAGATGATGCCAGCACATATCTGGGGGAACCAGTGAGGCAAGCGGTAATTACCACCCCTGCCTATTTCAATGACTCTCAACGGCAGGCCACCAAAGATGCCGGTAGAATTGCCGGGATTGAAGTTCTGCGAATTATCAACGAGCCAACGGCGGCTGCCCTCGCTTACGGACTTGACAAAAAAACTAACGAAACTATCTTGGTATTTGACTTAGGCGGTGGGACGTTTGATGTGTCTATCCTAGAAGTGGGTGATGGTGTGTTTGAAGTGAAAGCTACCAGTGGCGACACCCACTTGGGCGGTGATGACTTTGATAAGAGAATCGTAGACTGGCTAGCAACTGAATTCCAGCGTAACGAAGGCATCGACCTCCGTAAAGACAAACAAGCCCTGCAACGCCTCACCGAAGCAGCAGAAAAAGCCAAAATTGAACTGTCAGGCGCGACACAGACGAACATTAACTTACCTTTTATTACTGCAACCCCGGAAGGCCCGAAACATCTAGATATGACCTTAACGCGGGTACAGTTCGAGCAAATGTGCGCCGACTTGTTCGATCGCAGCCGCATTCCTGTCGAACAAGCTCTGCGCGATGCTAAACTGAGTCCCGCAGATATTGACGAAGTAATCCTAGTGGGTGGTGCAACTCGAATGCCGGCTGTCCAGCAACTGGTACGGCAGATAATAGGCAAAGACCCACACCAAGGTGTCAACCCGGATGAAGTCGTAGCAGTGGGCGCAGCGATTCAGGCGGGTGTGCTTGGGGGTGAGGTAAAAGACGTGCTGCTCCTAGATGTCACGCCGTTGTCGCTAGGTGTTGAAACTCTAGGTGGCGTGACGACCAAGATTATTCCGCGCAATACCACTGTCCCAGTGAAGAAGTCTGAGGTGTTCTCAACGGCGGCTGACGCACAAACAAACGTAGAAATCCATGTTCTGCAAGGCGAACGCGAAATGGCATCCGACAACAAGAGCCTGGGAACCTTCCGACTAGATGGGATTCCTCCAGCTCCCAGAGGTATGCCACAGATCGAAGTTACTTTTGACATTGATGCTAACGGGATTCTGTCAGCAACTGCCAGAGAAAAAGCCACAGGTAAAGAACAGTCCATTAGCATCACAGGTGCGTCTACCCTCGATAAATCTGAAGTTGAGCGGATGGTGAAAGAAGCCGATCGCAATGCGGAAGAAGACCGTAGGCGGCGCGAACAAATTGATACCAAAAATATGGCGGATTCTGTTGCCTATCAAGCCGAGAAACAACTTCAGGATTTGGGCGACAAAGTGCCACCAGCAGACAAGTCCCGCGTGGAAGGCTTAATTCGAGACTTGCGTCAGGCAATTGAGCAGAACAACATCGATCGCATGAAGTCCCTCACCAACGAAATTCAACAAGCCCTGATGCAAATCGGCACTGCGGTCTACTCACAAGCAGGTGCATCTCCAAACGGTGGTACTTCTACAGACCGTCAAGGCGGCGGTGAAGATGTCATCGATGCAGACTTTGTGGAACAAAAGTAACAAGACGCAGTGAACAGTCCGTTGCTTTGGTTCCCAGAGTTAAAGGAACTGCTTTAGCGAGCCTGCGTGCGTCACCCTTTGAGTAACGCAGTGAAATTATCAAATACTCTCTTCCTATCCCCGTGTCCTTAAATCTGCGCCACATTTCGTAATGTTATCTAGTTTTTTAATTTGGAGTAATTTTTATGACTTCTACATCTGAAAAAACCGCCCTCAAAAGTGTCTCTGCTATCTTCAAAGATGAGAAGAAGATGCAAGAAGTGGTTGAGCGTCTAATTGATCGCGGTATTCCCAAAGATCACATTTCGATTATTGGTCGCGACTTCCACGCCGAAACTCGCATCTCCGGATTTGTGACTAAACAAGATGTGATCTTGGATGGACTCGCCACCGGAGCGATTTTTGGATCGCTGTTTGGTTCTTTGTTGGCTTTACTTACGGGTGTGGGTGTGTTGTTCATTCCCTTTTTAGGAACCGTAGTAGCAGCAGGCCCTTTGGGAGCAGCATTATTAGGAGCGGCAGGCGGTGCTTTATATGGTTCCTTGGGAGCAGGCATTGGATCTGCCTTAATCGCAATGGGTATGCCGGAGGACAAAGCTACTATTTACGAAACACGCCTGAAAGCAGGTGAGTTTTTACTGGTCGCGGAAGTTCCACAAGAACAAGCAGACGAAGTTGTCTCACTGTTAGAAAGTGCGGGTGCGGAAGAAGTCGCTATCACTGACATGAAGATTCCCCGTCAACCAAAAGGTGAACTGGCAGATAATGAGCAGATTTCACCAGAAATTAGAGCAAATCTGTCGGACGACGCGCAAAAAACTTTTGTTGATACCTACAATCGGTCGTTCAGAGAAGCCAATGGAAAAGATAATGCCTTGACGAAGGCTTGGGATCGGGTCAAACAGGTGTTCGATCGCGACGAAAAAGGCACTTATTCCAGGTCTAAAGTCAGATCGTAAATTTCCAGAGGTAGCTCAAAGGAGAAACAACCATGACAACTGCAACCGCAACCCGAACTGACGAGGAAATCCAAAAGGATGTGCTGAATGAGTTGAAGTGGGATCCCCGCGTCCAGTCTACCGAAATCGGCGTGGCCGTCAAAAACGGTGTTGTTACGCTCACAGGCTGGGTCGATTCCTTTTACAAGCGCTGGGCTGCCGAAGAAGCTGCCCACCGCGTCCGTGGCGTACTGGCTGTGGCCAACGACATCGAGGTTCGGCTGCCGGTCTCTGCCGAGCGCACTGACGCCGACATTGCCGCAGCCGCCATTCATGCGCTGGAGTGGGATGCCGGCGTGTCCATCGATAATCTCGACGTCACGGTCTCCAAGGGCTGGGTCACGCTCAGGGGTGTGGTCGAGTGGGAGTACCAGAAGCGCGATGCCGAGCGGGTTGTCCGCCGCCTGAAAGGCGTCAAGGGGGTGACCAACTTGCTCACCATCAAGCCCCGCGTGTCGCCGTCGGAACTCAAGCAGAAAATTGAGCAGGCGCTGGTGCGCAGCGCGGAGACCGACGCGCTGCGGATCACGGTCGAGGTGGAGGGGAGCAAGGTCATCCTGAGGGGGGCGGTGCGCTCCTGGGCTGAGAAGCAAGAGGCGGAGCGGGCAGCGTGGTCGGCACCAGGAATCACCTCAGTGGAAAACCGGATCACGATCTCGCCCTAAGCCTGACCGACATCAGGAACGAGCCTGAGGATGGAGAGTGAGGATCGCATCGGCGCGTTCGCGCAGCGTACACAGAGTGTAATCGCGTAGTGTACACGAAGTGTAATTGCTAACTTGCAAAAGAAAAGAATCTAATCAGGAGAACAAGCATGGAACAGCGTCGGTTTGGTTCCACAAAGCGTGAGGTCGCGGTGATCGGTCAAGGGACTTGGTACATCGATCGCTGCGATCGCGCCTCCGCAATCGCCACGCTGCGTCGAGGTCTCGATCTCGGCATGACCCATATTGATACCGCCGAGATGTACGGCATCGCCGAGGAAGTGGTCGCCGAGGCGATCTTCGGGCGACGCGATGAGGTCTTCCTGGTCTCCAAGGTACTTACCGAGAATGCCTCTCGGCGCGGGACGATGGCGGCTTGCGAGAAGTCGCTTGCTCGCCTCAAAACTGATCGACTGGACTGCTACCTCTTGCACTGGCGCAGTCAGCACCCGTTGGAGGACACAATTGCCGCCTTCGAGCAGCTTCAGCACGAGGGGAAGATTCTCTCCTGGGGAGTGAGCAACTTCGATCTGCCCGACCTTGAAGAGGCCCGGGCGATCGCCGGCGAGGGTCGTTTCGTCTGCAACCAGGTTCTTTACCATTTGAAAGAGCGCGCGATCGAGCATGCCGTGATTCCTTGGTGTGAGAAGCATAGCGTCGCCGTGGTCGCCTACAGCCCGTTCGGTCACGGGCACTTCCCAGATCCGCACACGACCGGAGGCCGCGTGCTACAGGAAATCGCCGCCGCGCACAACGCGACCCCTCGCCAGGTTGCGCTTCGGTTCCTAGTGCGGCGGCCCTCGCTCTTCGCAATCCCCAAGGCCTCTAGCCCCGATCACGCAGCCGAAAACGCCGGGGCTGGGGAGCTCCAGTTGACCGAAGCCGAGCTTGATCGGATCGATAAAGCTTTCCCGCCCGGTCCCCGTCCCCACGTGCTTCCAATGCTGTAGCTCGCCTGCAACCAACGAAGAGGCAAGGGAGCAGTCCGAGTGGAGCAGGGGAGAAGCCTCTGGTACAAGACCAAAGGAAAAACTAATGGGCTAGTGAAGGCTTAGAAGTAGATTGAACAATTGTTTGGTCGCGATGAAAAAAACACCTATTCCAAACCCAAAACAAATTAACAAACAAGGAGAAGATTATGAACTCTACGACATTGAATCAGCCCAATCCTCAATCTCAGCAGGAGATTGAACAGGAGAGGCAAAAGGCAACGAATGAGGCTCAAAGTTCCCTAGATCAGGACGCAATCGCCGCGCTCGAAGAAACTCGCAATGCAATCAACGCCATTGACCAGGGAAATACTCAAGAAGCACTTCAAGCTCTGGAACGGGCAACTGGAAAACTTGATATTCTCCTGGCACGCTACCCTGAACTGGCTCTGGTTCCTGTGTCAACTCAGATAACCATTATCGATCTTGCCCCTCGGGATTTTGATTTGATTGAGCCAATTCGCGATGAAGCTAAGAGGGCTGTGAATGAGGAAGATTTTCCGACTGGGCGTGCACTGTTGCACAACCTAGTGAGCGAGATTCGCACATCAACCGTCAATCTGCCACTTGAGACGTATCCTGATGCCATGAAGGAGTCCGCCCGATTGTTGCATCAAGGGAGAAACGATGAAGCCAGAGCGGTAATGCAACTGGCACTCTCAACTCTGGTGGTGACAGAACAATCTCGACCCATTCCACTGATTAATGCCCTTACTGAACTAGCTGCTGCAATGGCTTTAGCCGCTCAGGGACAGGATCAACAGAATCAGGACCAGCAAAATCGGGACCAAGTACTGCGGTTGCTGGAAGATGCTCGCACCCAACTCAAGCTGGCGAGAGAACTGGGCTATGCTAGACGCGATCCCGAGTACAAAGAACTTGACCGGGCAATCAAAGACATTGAGCGGCAAATCAGGGCAAAGGAGAAAACAGAAAGTCCATTTGCCAAACTCCGGGAAAAGTTCTTTAGTTTCTTCAACCGGGTGTCCAGAGTCAACAGACCATCTCATGAAAGTCAGCAAACCCAAAGTCAGCAAACAGCTAATGCTTGATTGGGTTTAAACCTATCAAGGTGAGGGTTAGCCATGCTGCAACCCCGATCAACAGTGGCAACTTGCAAAACACCGATTTGGATAAGGTTTCCAAATCGGCAACAATTCTCTACAGCACGCTTGTGACCAAAGAAAGGGTATAAGGGTGTGGGGGTGTGGGGGAGCCACTGCGGTGGTGTTAGCGTAGCGGTAGCGACGCAGGAGCGTCGGCAGTCCGGTCTTGGGGGTTCTCCCCCAATCCCCACTTCGTGGGGGCCCCGAGTCCCCCAGAAGGAACTGCTGAAAGGGTTTCCCGGCATAAAGCACCTGGCATCGGGTTAAGCGCGTTGTAGCGACTGGCATCAAGTGGCGTTGTAGGGGAAAACCTGAATAATCCTTAGACCCAAAAAGGTACAGATGTTTGATCGCGACGAAAAAGGCATCTATCCCAGGCGCAAAGCAAGTTTACAAACCAGGAGAATGATCGTGAACCAATATCACAGATTCTTTAGAAGGCTGCAAGTCCTGTTAGTGGGTATTCTTTTCTCCACGCTTTTATTCATCGCTCCCGTTCATGCAGTTAGCTCTGCTGCGGTATCTCCTGAAAGATTGAATCAGCTTGATACTAGTCTTCAGCAGGAGATTGAAAAGGAGAGGCAACAGGCAACAGCTGAGGCTGAAAGTAAACTGGATCGAGAAGCGATCGCCGCAATTGAAGAAACTAAAAAAGCGATCGCTGCCATTGAGCGGGGAAAGACTCAAGAAGCAATTGCTGCCCTAGAACGAGCAACTGGAAAAATTGACATTCTAGTAGCACAATACCCTAAACTAGCTCTAATTCCGGTGGCGGCTCAGGTAGCGATAATCGATTTTGCCCCTCAGGATTTTAATTTGGTTGACCGAATTCGCAAACAAGTTAAGTCTGCTGTAAATGCAGAAGATTTTCCGGCGGCTCGCGAACTGTTGAACAACCTGATGAGCGAGATTCGCACAGCAATCGTCAATCTGCCATTAGAGAGATATCCAGATGCTACCAAGCAGGCAGCTCGGTTGTTGAACGAAGGCAAAATTGATGAAGCCAAAGGCGTGCTGCAACTTGCGCTCTCAACTTTAGTGGTCACAGAACAAGCTCGACCCCTGCCGCTAGTCAAAGCCCATACCGATCTAGTGACTGCGGTTACTTTAGCAGAGAAGGATCGCGACGCAGCACAGAGGTTGCTAGAAGATGCTCGTGTCCAACTCAAGTTAGCTCAAGAACTAGGATATGCCAGAGGCGATCGCGAGTATGCAGCATTTGACAAAGCAATTCAAAATCTAGAGCGGCAAGTTAAGGCACGTGAGAACACAGCAGGCGCATTTGCCAAGCTTCAAGAACAATTCTCTAGTTTCTTCAACCGAGTATCCGAAGTCGTTAAACCAGATGATTCCTCAAATAGGGCAGAAGCCAGGAGACGCGATTAATCGCGTCTGTATAAGAGTGAGGAGTTTTATCTCCCCCTGCCCCTCTGCCCACCCGTCCCATCGCGTTAATTTCAAGAGGTGCTGATGGTTGCAGCAACCGATTTCAAAGATTATTACGAAATTCTGGGTGTCAGTAAGAACGCCACTCCGGAGGATATCAAAAAAGCCTACCGGAAATTGGCACGGAAATATCACCCGGACTTAAATCCTAAGGATAAGCAAGCCGAAGCGCGGTTCAAAGAAATTAACGAAGCTAATGAAGTGCTGTCTGACCCAGAAAAACGCCAGAAGTATGACCAGTATGGTCAGTACTGGCAACAGGCTGCGGCGGGTACACCTCCACCCAGAGGGGCGGGTACACAAGGTTATGATTTTAGCCAGTATGGCAACTTTAATGATTTCATTGATGAATTGCTGGGAGGGTTAGGTCGCAGTGGCGGTCGTACAAGGCAG
Encoded proteins:
- a CDS encoding DsbA family protein, with the protein product MITTATGELSLPVSDAFSFRDATANGTPEGERDHIRGPKNAPVTLVEYGDYECPYCGRAHFIVKELQQLTGDLMRFVYRHFPLTSVHPHAEQAAEAAEAAAAQGKFWEMHNHLFEHQQALDRKHLIEYAANLGLDVPRFSHELAEHAHAAKIREDLLSGIQSGVNGTPTFFINGVRHDGSYDLRSLLAAIQNAAES
- the groES gene encoding co-chaperone GroES — its product is MAAVSLSISTVKPLGDRIFIKVAQAEEKTAGGILLPDTAKEKPQIGEVVQVGPGKRNEDGSRQPMEVKIGERVLYSRYAGTDIKLGSEEYVLLSEKDVLAIVE
- the groL gene encoding chaperonin GroEL (60 kDa chaperone family; promotes refolding of misfolded polypeptides especially under stressful conditions; forms two stacked rings of heptamers to form a barrel-shaped 14mer; ends can be capped by GroES; misfolded proteins enter the barrel where they are refolded when GroES binds), with the translated sequence MVKTILYKDTARWTLEKGFDALTEAVAVTLGPKGRNIVLEKKFGAPQIVNDGVTIAKEIELEDPAENTGISLLRQAASKTNDVAGDGTTTAIVLAHAMLKEGLRNVTAGADPLTVKRGIDKATEFVIEKIQEHARPIKDSRDIEQVATISAGNDPEVGRIVAEAMERVGKEGVISLEEGRSTTTELEVTEGMRFDRGYVSPYFVTDPERMEAVLEEPHILITDRKITMVQDLVPILEQIARTGKPLLIIADDIEKEALATLVVNHLRGVLRVAAVKAPGFGAQRKAVLEDIAALTGGQVISEDTGLKLENVRLEMLGKARRAIVTKDDTTIVAEGNEEAVKARIEQIRRQIQEVESSYDKEKLQQRLAKLAGGVAVIKVGAATETELKDRKLRLEDAINATKAAVEEGIVPGGGTTIAHIAPQLEEWAKSQMKDEELTGTMIVARALYAPLRRIADNAGANGAVIVERVRELPFDEGYDAVANKFVNMFEAGIVDPAKVTRSALQNAASIGGMVLTTEGVVVEKPDKQAKAPAGVGPGPGEGFDY
- a CDS encoding Hsp20/alpha crystallin family protein, producing the protein MALVRWEPFREVESLQRQLNRLFDEIAPTGRREEEGIAFIPSAEIQETPDAVHLKVEIPGVDPKDLDVQVSPEAVSISGERKSEIKTEERGITRTEFRYGRFQRVIPLPTRVQHDQVQAEYKDGILKLRLPKAEEDRNKVVKVNLGDGHRGNGQGQ
- a CDS encoding DUF1931 family protein produces the protein MSVISISKFERFFRTVAGLDVDKNDLKRYSDFVNHKTYDLLLRGQATAKANGRDIIEPFDVPITKGLEERIHNFKEINEEIELKPILDYMTTRPLLDLDYSKETEARLPDIVGGLSVALARTFKIIDPDLKNPQTMHWERAFSIFDLLL
- the dnaK gene encoding molecular chaperone DnaK, which codes for MAKIVGIDLGTTNSCIAVIEGGQPVVIPNTEGGRTTPSVVAYTKKGEKLVGQIAKRQGVMNPENTFYSVKRFIGRRYDEVTQEAKQVTYKVVRDSNGNVKLHCPALNKEFSPEEIAAEVVRKLIDDASTYLGEPVRQAVITTPAYFNDSQRQATKDAGRIAGIEVLRIINEPTAAALAYGLDKKTNETILVFDLGGGTFDVSILEVGDGVFEVKATSGDTHLGGDDFDKRIVDWLATEFQRNEGIDLRKDKQALQRLTEAAEKAKIELSGATQTNINLPFITATPEGPKHLDMTLTRVQFEQMCADLFDRSRIPVEQALRDAKLSPADIDEVILVGGATRMPAVQQLVRQIIGKDPHQGVNPDEVVAVGAAIQAGVLGGEVKDVLLLDVTPLSLGVETLGGVTTKIIPRNTTVPVKKSEVFSTAADAQTNVEIHVLQGEREMASDNKSLGTFRLDGIPPAPRGMPQIEVTFDIDANGILSATAREKATGKEQSISITGASTLDKSEVERMVKEADRNAEEDRRRREQIDTKNMADSVAYQAEKQLQDLGDKVPPADKSRVEGLIRDLRQAIEQNNIDRMKSLTNEIQQALMQIGTAVYSQAGASPNGGTSTDRQGGGEDVIDADFVEQK